The genomic window CATGCCGATTGGTGGAAAAGTAATGGAGCTCAATTCTAAAATTGATACTAATCCTGAATTGGTAAACAAAGACCCCTACGGTGAAGGATGGCTGATTAAAATTTCTGTTTCAAATCTTGCTGACATAAATATGCTTTTGTCAGCCGATGATTATCAGAAGTTGCTCGGAAAGTAATTATCGCCTCAGCTCTTTTATTTTCTCTTTCATCTTTCCACAAACAAAATCTATTTCTTCTTTCGTTGTGAATTTTCCGAGTGAGAAACGGATGGATGAATACGCCATTTCATCGGGGATTCCCATCGCTTTCAAAACATACGATGGTTCAGGAATTTCGGAAGAACAGGCAGAACCAGCTGATACAGCAACCTCAGGAAGTTTTGCGATGAGAGAATCGGCTTTCACATTTTGAAAAAAAAGATTAGTGACATTTGGCAGGCGGTTTTTGATGCTTCCGTTTACAAAAACGTTTTTTAAGCCAAGAAAATGCTGTTCAAGTAGGGTTCTGAGAGCAGAAATCCGTTGCGCGTCATTCCACATTTCTTTTTCCGCGAGTTCGCAAGCTTTTCCTAATCCGACAATAGCAGGAACATTCAATGTTCCGCTTCTTAATCCGCGCTCGTGCCCGCCTCCGTGAATGAGCGGAGGTAAACTCACACGGGGATTTTTTCTTCTCACATACAAAACCCCGATTCCTTTTGGTCCATAGAATTTGTGTGCTGAGAGACAAAGTAAATCAATCCCATCGCTTTCCACATCCACATTAATTTTCCCCACTGCCTGCGTTGCATCACTCATGAAGATGCTTCCCTTCTCATGAACAATTTTCGAAATCTCATTTATCGGCTGAATCACTCCTGTTTCATTGTTCGCAACCATCACGCAAACAAGAATGGTTTTGTCTGTAATGCTTTCGCGAAGCTGATCAAGGTTAATTAATCCTTCTCTGTCAACCGGCAGGTAAGTTACCTGCGCACCTTTTGTTTCAAGGTATTTGCAAGTATCCAAAACTGCTTTGTGCTCGGTGGAAACGGTGATGATGTGATTTCCTTTGGAAGAATGATTTTCAAAAACTCCTTTGATGGCGAAATTGATTGCTTCGGTTGCTCCTGAAGTAAAAATTATTTCATGCGCAGTTGCATGAATGAGTTTTGCGGCATGTTCTCTCGCTTTTTCAACTGCGGCTTCTGCAATCCATCCGAAAGAATGTGTTTTGCTCGCAGCATTTCCAAATTTTTCTGTAAAGTACGGAAGCATTGCTTCCAGCACACGATGATCTACCGGAG from Bacteroidota bacterium includes these protein-coding regions:
- a CDS encoding aminotransferase class V-fold PLP-dependent enzyme, with the protein product MKLPIYLDYNSTTPVDHRVLEAMLPYFTEKFGNAASKTHSFGWIAEAAVEKAREHAAKLIHATAHEIIFTSGATEAINFAIKGVFENHSSKGNHIITVSTEHKAVLDTCKYLETKGAQVTYLPVDREGLINLDQLRESITDKTILVCVMVANNETGVIQPINEISKIVHEKGSIFMSDATQAVGKINVDVESDGIDLLCLSAHKFYGPKGIGVLYVRRKNPRVSLPPLIHGGGHERGLRSGTLNVPAIVGLGKACELAEKEMWNDAQRISALRTLLEQHFLGLKNVFVNGSIKNRLPNVTNLFFQNVKADSLIAKLPEVAVSAGSACSSEIPEPSYVLKAMGIPDEMAYSSIRFSLGKFTTKEEIDFVCGKMKEKIKELRR